The Maritimibacter sp. DP1N21-5 sequence GGTTTCCATTTGAAAGCCGAAGCCGGCGACCAGCAACATCAGCGGGATCAACGCGGCAGGCGGCACCGGGCGCAGGATTTCGACGGTCACGGCGAACAGCCGGTCGAGCGCGGGCGACAGTCCCAAGGCGACACCGGCCGTCACCCCCAGCGCAAAACCGATTGCCAGTCCGGCAAAGGCGCAGGACAGGGTTTGGGCGGTGGCAATCAGCAGAGTGCCGTCGGCCAGCACGCGCCCCAGCGCCAGTGCGATGTCGTGCGGCGCGGCAAAGGTGTAGTTCTCGGGGTCCAGAAAGGCCAGCGCAAGCACTTCCAGCACGACGATCAGTGCCAAAGGCACCACGGCGCCACGCGGCAGGGACAGGGGCAAGGTCATGACCAGCCTCATGCGTGCTTGATGAAGGTAAACAGCTCGTGTCTGAGCGACAGGAACTGTGCGTCCTCGCGCGTCGTCAGCTGGTCGCGCGGCTTGGCAAGCGTCACGTCGAACGAGCGCGCCACCCGACCCGGATTGGCGTAGAGCCCGACCACCCGGTCGCCGAGATAGATCGCCTCTTCCAGCTCGTGGGTGACGAAGAACACCGTCACCTTGCGCTCGGCGGCAATCCGCAGAACTTCGTCTTGCAAGGTCTGGCGCGTGATCGCATCCAGTGCACCGAAGGGCTCGTCCATCAACAGCACCGTTGGCTCCTGCGCCAGGCACCGGGCGATCTGCAGGCGTTGCTGCATTCCGCCCGACATTTGCCGCGGCAGCTTGTCGCCGGCATGTTCCAACCCCGTCATCGCCAGCAGCGCCTCGATGCGCTCGGGCCACTCGGTTTTCGGCACGCCCATCGCCGAGAGCGCCAGGGCAATGTTGCCCGAGGCCGTGCGCCAGGGCAGCAGCGCCTTGGAGTAATCCTGAAACACAACCGCGATCTTGCGGTCGGGGCCAGTGAGCCGCTGGCCGTTCAGCAGCACCTCTCCGCGATCAGGACGCACCAGCCCGGCGAGCAGGCGCAGAAGCGTTGTCTTGCCGCAGCCGGAGGGACCGACCACGGAGACGAATTCGCCTTCGGCGATGTCGAGATCGATGGCCCTGAGAACCTCATGGGTGCCAAAGCTGAGCCCGATATTGCGGAACGAGATCATCGGCTGGCCCGGCGCGACAGCGCGCGCCGGATCGTTTTCGAGTGAAGGCATGGCGCTCATTGCGCAACCAACAGGCCGAGGTCGATGTCGCCGGGCAGCACTCCCTGCTCGCGCAGCGCGTCGTGCCAGAACGTCAAGTCTTCAACGCTCAACGCCACGTCGACATTTGGCAGCTCAATGCGCTCGGCCACCGGCGGCGGCAGGCGCATCGCAGTGGCGAGCGCCTCGCGGACCGCTTCGGGCGAGGCCTCGGCCACCGACTGGGCCTGCGACATGGTCTCCCGCAGCGTGCCGACCGCCTCGGGATTCGCCTCGACCCAGTCGCGGGTGCCGACCAGAAGGACCGTACGCAGCCCTTCGGGCAGTTCGGCCAGCGGCAGCGCGACCA is a genomic window containing:
- a CDS encoding ABC transporter ATP-binding protein yields the protein MSAMPSLENDPARAVAPGQPMISFRNIGLSFGTHEVLRAIDLDIAEGEFVSVVGPSGCGKTTLLRLLAGLVRPDRGEVLLNGQRLTGPDRKIAVVFQDYSKALLPWRTASGNIALALSAMGVPKTEWPERIEALLAMTGLEHAGDKLPRQMSGGMQQRLQIARCLAQEPTVLLMDEPFGALDAITRQTLQDEVLRIAAERKVTVFFVTHELEEAIYLGDRVVGLYANPGRVARSFDVTLAKPRDQLTTREDAQFLSLRHELFTFIKHA